The Pelodiscus sinensis isolate JC-2024 chromosome 4, ASM4963464v1, whole genome shotgun sequence genomic sequence GTCCAGCCTTCTGGCCACAGTCAGTACAACAGCCCTTCTCTCAGGGTGGTGAGGCCCAGTGGCTAGAGTCCTTCCCTCAGGGCGGTGGGGCCTAGTGGCCTGACTCAGTTATCACACCCTTCCCTTAGGGCAGTGActcctaatggctagagtcagtatcAATAGCTCCCTGTCCGAGGGCAGTAAGGCCTAGCGGCCAGAGTCAACAGTCACAGCACCTCCCTTGGGGGTTAATGGGATGAGGgctccaggccctccctctccatcagtcccagcccagggctctgtctGTGGTGTGCGTGTCCCACCATTAGCTCAGCAGGGAATTCACCAGCAACACACTGAGctcttgggggtttttttaaactcCCCACTTGGGCTAGTCCCTACCCACCTCCCTGACATCAACTTCTTTCATCCCCTCTGACTGGCATCTGCAGTTCAGGCCTCCCTTAGCATCTCCTTACAGCAGcagcaccttcctctgcagcaatCAGCCTCAactgagctgctccaccggcCTTTATAGCCAgtccccagctggagcatgctcagtagggctgtgggggggcggAGCTTTCTCATCCAGGTAGCGCCGGTTTACTTTTTCATGCCCAGTGCGGGGTTGGTGCCTCCCGCCACAGGGAGCTAGAGACCGTGATGGAAATCCAGAGCCAAGACTTCTGAAGCAACGGAAAATGCTTCAGGCTGGAAGCCGGGACAGAAGTTTTATAGTGTGACGAGACTTGCACTGTCATAACTGCACGAGTCCCTCCGGGCCATGGCACGCCTGGCTTGCACTGGCCTTAACTCGCTTTGGGCAGGAGCTGCGGCCCTTTGCCAGCCATCCCTCTGTGGTGAGCAGAGCAAAGGCTCCACCGGGCGGGAGGAGAGATTTCACTCCGCCCTGTTGAATCTCCCTGGCCGCTCTGCAGGCAAGGGGCTGGTGATGAGGACACAATCTGCCCCTTTCCAGGTCATAATGCCTTAGAATGCTATAGACTTCAGGGACAGCGGAGCTCCGGCCCAGGATCTCCCCGGCCCACTAACTCGGGGCCGAGTTAGAGCTCAGCTTTGAGAAACAGACACCCCATCTCCACCGACAGATGGACACACATGCCccatctcccagggtatgtctacactaccccgctagttcgaactagcggggtaatgtatgcataccgcacttgctaatgaagcccgggatttgaatttcccgggcttcattagcataagcggggagccgccatttttaaatccccgctgcttcgaaccccgtgtagcgcggctacacggggctcgaactaggtagttcggactagggtcctattccgaactaccggtactcctcgtgaaacgaggtgtaccggtagttcggaataggcaccctagtccgaactacctagttcgagccccgtgtagccgcgctacacggggttcgaagcagcggggatttaaaaatggcggctccccgcttatgctaatgaagcccgggaaattcaaatcccgggcttcattagcaagtgcggtatgcatacattaccctcctagttcgaactaggagggtagtgtagacatacccccacagacaGAGGGAGAATCCAGCCCACCCCTAGGAGAGCTCTCCCATTGGTCCATTCCTCTCCCAGACAAACACTGGCTCCTAACTCGCAGCCTAGCTCATcactgtgtctgtgcagtgcccggtgtgacgggccctgatctcagtcactgtgtgtctgtgcagtgcctggcgtgatgggccctgatctcagtcactgtgtgtctgtgcagtgcccggcgtgacagggccctgatctcagtcactgtgtgtctgtgcagtgcccggcgtgacagggccctgatctcagtcactgtgtgtctgtgcagtgcccgacgtgacagggccctgatctcagtcactgtgtgtctgtgcagtgcccggcgtgacagggccctgatctcagtcactgtgtgtctgtgcagtgcccggcgtgacagggccctgatctcagtcactgtgtgtctgtgcagtgcccggcgtgacagggccctgatctcagtcactgtgtgtctgtgcagtgcccggcgtgacagggccctgatctcagtcactgtgtgtctgtgcagtgcccggcgtgacagggccctgatctcagtcactgtgtgtctgtgcagtgcccggcgtgacagggccctgatctcagtcactgtgtgtctgtgcagtgcccggcgtgacagggccctgatctcagtcactgtgtgtctgtgcagtgcccggcgtgacagggccctgatctcagtcactgtgtgtctgtgcagtgcccggtgtgacgggccctgatctcagtcactctgtgtctgtgcagtgcccggcgtgacagggccctgatctcagtcactctgtgtctgtgcagtgcctggcGTGATGGGCCCTCATCTCAGTCactgatttttctctctcccaaGATTCCCCTCTCCGAGCTGTTAATTGTCTCCTGTTTCCTTCCCCCAGACCCTGAGCAGCTGTGCAGGGCGAAGGAGGAGAGTCCGTGGCAGGATGGAGCATTGTCAGGGAAGGCACCGGAGGGCCAGCGTGGGGCTGAGGCCCAGCTGGATGGAacacggggggcggggagcactgggtgcaagacaTGCCCTGAGTGCGGGAAGAGATTTGTCTGGGCCTCGCACCTGGCCCAGCACCGGCGCATGCACACGGGGGAGCGGCCGTTCCAGTGCGGCGAGTGCGGCAAGACCTTCAGCCGGAGCTCCCACCTGGTGAAGCACCAGggcacccacaccggcgagcgcccctACCGCTGCCCAGACTGCGGCCGCCGTTTCACCGACTCCTCCAACCTGGCCTCTCACCTGCGCAGCCATGCCGGCGACAAGCCCTACCGCTGCCTCCAGTGCGGGAAAAGCTTCGCCCGGCACGCCCACATCGCCATGCACCGCCGCACCCACACTGGCGagcgccccttcccctgccccgacTGTGGCAAGGCCTTCAGACAGCGCTCCGACCTGGTGGTCCACCGCCGCACCCACACCGGGGAGCGCCCCTACCAGTGCACCGTGTGTGGCAAGTGCTTTCGCATGAGATCCACCCTGACGGTGCACTGGCGCACCCACACCGGGGAAAAACCCTACCGCTGCCACCAATGCGGCAATGCCTTCACCCAGAACTCAGACTTCCTCATCCACCAGCGGGTCCACGCTGGAGACAAGGCCTACAAGTGCGAATAGTGCGACACGGCCTTTAGCCTCAACGCCAACCTCCTCGCCCACCAGCAGGCCCACGCCACTCCGGCCCACTAGTGCCCTGTCTGCGGAGCTGGCTTGGGGGCCAGCACCGAGCTTCCAAGCCACTGGAGCAGTGCCCACGGGGAGGAGATGCCCCACCAGTGCACGGCTTGCGGGAAAGCCTTCCAGCGCCAGgctgccctggccaggcaccAGAGGACTCACGGCCTGCTGAGGTCGCACAGCTGCTGCCAGTGCGGGAAAAGCTCCCCCCAGCTGTCAGCTCTCAGTGCCCATCTGACGACCCATGCTAGGGTGACGCCTTTCAGGTGCACCTGGAGAGAGAAGGGCTTCTGCCAGAGCTCAGCCCTGCTCAGGCACCAGAGGACTCACCCGGGCTTGGGGCTTGCCACGGCTCAGCCACGGGGCCAGAGATCCAGAGGGGTGGGTgccaggaagctgggggtgggTGCCAGGAAGCTGGGGAAGAACTCTAGAGAGACAGTCCCTGAGGACTGGgatagggaggagctgggggtgccGGCTGGAGGATCAAGTGTGGAGTCTACTTGGCATCCCCTCTGAGTATCAGACATTGGGGCAAAGCTTGCTGGGGGCCCACAggcgggtggggggctggggagtaGCTCTGGGAGCAGAACTGGCTCATGGATCTCACCCGCATGCTCCAGGTCTAACTCTGTGCCCTATTTGAGGCTCAGGAGGGAATTTCCCCCCCAGGCTCAGATAGACAAAGAGACCCTGGTggattttcgccttcctctgcagcGTGGGGCTCGGCTCACTGGGCGGCTTGAACGGGTGCAAACAGTGGATACTCAGTCCCTTGAAATCTTTAAACCCCGATTTGGGGACGTCGGTAGCTCAGCCAGAGGCTCTGGGCCTGTCACAGGAGAGGCTGGAGGGAGGCTCAGTGGCCCGCAAGGAGCAGGACATCAGACAACATGAtcgtgatggtcccttctggtcttaaattcTATGATCATTCAAACAAGGTGCtttttaatacagccaaatgcCAGGTCATCTTTCTGGGACCCAGGGATGCCGGCCAGACCAGCAGAGTGGGGAGGGTACCCTAGAAAGCAGAGGCCCTGACAGGATATAGGCAATTACATTATGCAGCACGGCGATTCAGAGGGTAACTCCTTCCTGCACTCTCTGAGCAGGGAAATACAAAGTCAGAGCAGAGAAGGGCTGTTCCCACTGCATGCAGCTTTAGGGAGACTGTGCCTGGATCCTGCGTCCAGTCCTGGTATCCACACTTCAATCAGGACATTGCCAAAAGACAGCCCCTTTCCAGCCAGTGAAAGGAAGTGCCCTTCGCCAtgccctgtggaactcattgccgcTTGATGCATCCGAGTCCAAGACCTGAACACGTCTCAGGGAATGGATTGGGGGCGGATGGACAGAGGGCGCTTCACCCCTGCAGAGGAGCTGCACAGCAGGGtccaggagggcaaggagactGTTTACGGCTATTCATCGTCGCTAGTCACGCCTGGCCTGTCTTCACAGCCTGACACAGCCGCAGGCCGGGAGCAAACCACCTCTTCCCACAGCTGCCCAACGCAGGCCCCACACTCCTCCCTCCGCACTGACTGctcctggccactgtcagagctGGGACACGGTTGCATGGGCCCCTGGGCTGTTCCAGGGTTGATGTTCTCCCTTCAGAGAGTGATCTCTTGGGGGCAGGGGCTCTCTCTTGGGTCTGTGTCCATGCAGTGCCCGGCCCAGCGGGCACTTGGCCCGTAGGCCCCACTGTAACTCAAATAAACAACAacagcccagcctggcagcgCCCGTGTGgtcgggggagaggggactgCAGGGGAGGACTGGCACTGTGGGGAAGGCGGAGTTTGGTAGGActggctggctcatggggaaTGGGCTAAGGGCCTCTCTCTGGCCTTCCCCAGGTCAGGGGCTGggtggcttggggggcagggagtgtgaCATGGggccttttcccttctccttccactcgtTGGCCTGAGCCCAACTTCCGTGGCTGCAGAATCCAGTTTATCCACGTGCACACTGGCGACCCTGAGCATCCTGCCCTCACACCGTCTGCACAGCCAGACCTGAGCTTCCTCCTTGCCTTAGACCCCACGGACCCAGGGAGCGCACACGCCAGTGCCGCTAGGATccagcgcccagcagggggcgatgCAGACCCCAAAGCCCCTCACCACACTCAGTGAATTGAGGGAATTCAGCCCTTGTCTCCCATCATGCCccaggaggaggcaggcgggTTTTCCCACAGTGCCTAATGCTCCcgggagtggtgggggtgggggcttgtTCCCAGGGATtgctgtgtgggggtgggaggggtaggaGTTCTAGGCCTAGGACACACggtggaggggcagagggagtgcaGGGCAGAAAGCACAGCAGGATGAAGGAACGGGGAAGGGGATGTGGGATGAAGGGTAGTGGAGCTATGGGAGGGACGGAGACTGAGGGCTGCTGTcacggccactgccacttgccttcccGCTCTCCGGGCTgagttccctgcccccccagaaggctgagatccctgcccccccagaaggCTGAGATCCCTGCCCCGCCCAGTGGTATCCcaggatccctgccccccagaaggCTGAGATCCCTGCCCCGCCCAGTGGTATCCcaggatccctgccccccagaaggCTGAGATCCCTGCCCCGCCCAGTGGTATCCcaggatccctgcccccccagaaggCTGAGATCCCTGCCCCGCCCAGTGGTATCCcaggatccctgcccccccagaaggCTGAGATCCCTGCCCCGCCCAGTGGTATCCcaggatccctgccccccagaaggCTGAGATCCCTGCCCCGCCCAGTGGTATCCcaggatccctgccccccagaaggCTGAGATCCCTGCCCCGCCCAGTGGTATCCcaggatccctgccccccagaaggctgagatccctgccctgcccagtggTATCCcaggatccctgccccccagaagcAGTACGAACACTGAagctcttcaggtccaaggagagtgcagtttagggcgcAGCATCCTGGGATAGCACTCCCCAGCTGGGATCAAACCCCCAAGCATTAGGTAAGCTCCCTtcaacaatgaaagggggaatgtgcacactggttgctcccccaggtaataattatttactctGGGTTTGCTAgaaagtaaaagtgattttatgaagTCGAAGCAGTAGGAttgaagtggtaataagtgagaacaggcagagcaaagtaggttacaaatcaaaagaaacaaaaacgggtggctaattctccactgaatcctcagcacaaacttttcaaactcaccctaaaacctcttttccggCTGCCCCTGCAAACTAGGCCTGTCTCCCCACTCTGGGAtctttggctccttccttcaggtgtaGCCCAGCtaaaagacccaggcctctgctttcctgttcttttttaaagaattgaGTCCACTCCCTGCCAACCGCTGCGTTGATATAAGGACGAGAGAGTTTGTTTAACAGTTGCTTATCGAGACTTTGAGGGTAACACCCTTGATTCCTCTCATTCAGACATTTGAAACCCACTCGATGGCtccgtctacattggcatgaatttccggaaatgcttaaaacagaacagttttccgttataagtatttccagaaaaagagcgtctacattggcaggatgcttttctggaaaagccctttttctggaaaagcgtccatggccaatgtagacgcgcttttccggaaaagagccctgatcgtcattttcgcaatcggggcttttttgcggaaaactctactgggctgtctacactggtccttttctggaacagttttctgaaaaaaggacttttgcccgagcgggagcagcatagtttttccagaaaagcagctgatttcttatagtagatcgtcagtgcttttccggaaattcaaggggccagtgtagacagctcgcagcttattctggaaaagcggctgcttttccggaataagtggcccagtgtagacacagcccatatgtctaACTTTACATGCGAAAATGATACACACATCAAAGTAAAATAAACAGAACCAGCCGCTCATGACTTGAAGATTGATGAGTTACACGAAAacatttgctcaaagcacctttgagttacaTAAATTAATGTCCATAGGCCCATTttataaagcatggggggaggggaggcccatCACACCATCCCAGCAAGTGCCCAGTGTGGAGTTTCACAGGGCAacaccttccccccgcccccgctcacaGCAAGTGTCTCAGGCTCCCGACAGACTCAGGCAGGGCCTGCAACTGAGCAGTGCCCGTCACAAGCCCCCAGATCTGGGTAGATGCAAggtcaaaataaataataatgggcTCTTGATGGGTCCATCCTGCAACCCCGGACGTGGTGCCTGCCCGAATGGCTTCCGACTCTCGTTTTGGACTCTCAAGTCCCCGAGTGCAGCCCCCTCAGTGCAGATAATACAGGGGCTCCAGGacgggctccccccaccccaaatgtCTTTGTGAGTTAGGCGGCCGAGACACTGAGCCCAGGGCTCTGAGTAGCTCCCATTTTCCTTCCCAGGGGGGTCACGCATCCATGCCTCCCCACGCACCTCCCCACCCGCCTCGTCGTTACATTCGGTTTATTCCAAAAACAGTCCTGACCAAACCCAGCAGCGTGAGGGCTCTCGGGGAGCAGTGACGCCCCAGCCGGGGGCAAGCCCGTGCCACTGAGCAACTAGGCCCATCCCTGCCATCTCTGCCCCTTAACAATGCCTGGGTTTGCCGCGGATCTGCTGGTGTGCGAGGGTGGTGGTGcacgtggctgggggaggggtattgTTCCAATTGcacgggggtggagggaggggtatGCACATGTGGGAAGTGACCCCTCCTTGTCCCtgagagctggggagaggggagctggctgtcagcaccccacccccgctcctgTCAAGGTGAGGGAGCCCCCTCACCCGCTGGACATCGTGGGCAGGGCATGGGGCAAGGGTTGCTGCCCGCCCCTGTGCCATTCCCCAGCCCGTCACGCCTGCTTCCCCCCCTCGCACCTTGGGTCCCACGAGGGCCGAACCCTGAGGCTGGTGCCGGGGCACATGAGCCAGAAGAAGGGGTAGAGCGGCTCGGCGAAGGGGGCGCCGGTGGCGAAGGAGAAGATGGGCTCCATGCCCTCGGCTTCGTAGAAGGTGACGCTCCCTCTATCCCAGTCCAGGAAGACGcccaggagctcagggctgcGGCTTGGCGACAGGCTGGTCTCGGGGCAGGTGAGGGCTTGATActggccccggaggaggcgcaCGGCCCAGacgccctcctcctgctccaggctGAACCAGCCCTTCCTGCGCAGCGAGGCTCGCGCCACGCCCAGGGTCCAGTAGGCCTTGTCGCCcgcctccacctccacctcccagtagtgCCGGCCCGCACCGAGCCCCGCCGCACCCAGCACACAGCGGTACGTGTCGAAACGCTTGGGGTGGGGCGGCACGGCCcgctgctgctccctcagccgCACACCGCGCCGGTCCGCGGACAGCTCCAAGCACATGTGGGCTGTCTCAGGGTCCAGAGTCACATCcgctggaggaagagaagggagttAGACGGGCACTGCTGAGGCCTACAGCCGACACTTCACGGACCAAAGaccacctggccactggccacgtCCCCAGAGTacagccccaccccacaccaacattccctctaatcttttccatccatgtgtggaataattttatgtgcaccgaggcatgtgtgcatgtgcaccaccaggagaaacacaaaaccGACCAATGGGCACTCAGCTAATCGGTgaggcagcattggaatctctcctgattggctgcagaAGCCTCCAGCTTACAGGCAACACTGCCCCACACCATGGTCCCACCTCCAATACAAAGCTCCATTCTCTGTATCGCAGCCATGTccccacattagggatgtaactgtgtagtcgagtaaccgattaactgataagcaaaagcttattgattaatgttacagactacatgcattcctgcccccccactcctccgcCCTTACCAATAAATGtattagcaggctggtcagcagcctgctcagttccagtttgcgacaggtccaggacctacccccactgcgactctgcatttaaagtgcattaggagccaggctggcaggcagcctggctcagttccagctcatgcagGATCTAGGAGCTTAGACACACACCcccagtcaggggctgctgccaccccgcgttgctgcctctgtatcagaggcaacagtgcggggtgacaggcagccagtccgtgaaaggagctggtttttaaactgtctcctctagcagaccagctcccgcctggcaccctgtgctgctgcctctgatacagaggcagcagcgtggagtggcagg encodes the following:
- the LOC106731639 gene encoding uncharacterized protein LOC106731639, encoding MEARCLLELQGSEDTAGPQGIHRDPEQLCRAKEESPWQDGALSGKAPEGQRGAEAQLDGTRGAGSTGCKTCPECGKRFVWASHLAQHRRMHTGERPFQCGECGKTFSRSSHLVKHQGTHTGERPYRCPDCGRRFTDSSNLASHLRSHAGDKPYRCLQCGKSFARHAHIAMHRRTHTGERPFPCPDCGKAFRQRSDLVVHRRTHTGERPYQCTVCGKCFRMRSTLTVHWRTHTGEKPYRCHQCGNAFTQNSDFLIHQRVHAGDKAYKCE